Genomic segment of Malania oleifera isolate guangnan ecotype guangnan chromosome 7, ASM2987363v1, whole genome shotgun sequence:
ACAAAACTATCTAGATTCCGCTCCGGAGCACTTTAGACTTGATTTCTTgtatttcttgaaatgttaaaattcttggggtgagacacctctcagtaaaaaggaatagattattatcagtgtgtggcagcatgagttctagtgtatcataaacatatcctgtaaataattttctttaactagtaaatcatgtaaatctgtacTCATACATATATGAGTCTGgtaaatacatacttttcaacataagcatacttTACCATAATAAGTTTCTCTGTATATGTGAATCATCTGATATATTTGTATCATATTGAAATTTTCccctggatggatagttagctgatgtccacatgattgggttatgcggcccgtaggtgggacttagtAATGAATGGTCTATCacgttaagtcaaacataaatcatctgtaagtacgattggcctacccaacctGATCCGGACTGCCAGGGGCGGTACTCCACTCTTTTCTGggcacaatcgactatccaatcaccaaTACTCTATCTGAGAAGTGAGGTGGCATTGATCTAACataatagttacggtaccatacTCTGAAACTGAACCAATCCATCAAGattctgctatcatataatacatttcatataatataactataacataatctcatttttcatatttttgcataaaatttgtcatatcataatttctgaataaactgtcatttcataactgaTCACGGCATAAAGTCGACTTTAAGCCGGCTAAACTGTCACGGCATAAAGCCGACTGAACTGTCACGGCATAAAGTCGACTGAACTGTTATAATATACTGAACACGGCATAAAGCCTGCtaaattgccatatcataatttttataatatttacaacattttctgaaaatcattgtCAAACCGTACTTGTTTTGGATAATCGTATAATAATCTGACATTCTTATATATATACCGTAAAAATAATATTcctattcatgccacacaacttaAGTGATAAACTATAATATAACAACTgcctaggaaaaatatattttactgaggATTAACATTAATCCGTGAGATTTCTttaaatacctgacataatctattccccttacttttttcttggagtggtgcctagaatgcCTGAACAGCAAATCTGCTTCGATTACATTGCTAAGATTCGTCGCTGGGATCCTGAAAATAGCATTTATCCTTCAATTCTAGCTTAAAACGgacaagaaattgaagagagagggttttgcagcctagagagagaaaaagagagtaaATTTTCTAAAACAATAACCTTAAGTGCCTTTTATAGGCTGCTGCCCCCAgtggaaaccgtcgacggtttttggcttttaaccaaacctttttaCTGCAATTCTACCTTTAACAACCTTCGGTAaattgaaaccgtcgacggttttcttgagGCTCctcaaaccgttgacagtttggtcCTGTACCAaccaaattttccttttttctttactattttaattattattatttttttaggtcTCTACACTAGATGCAAAAGGGATAACAGAAACTGAACTCAACTCAACTGTATGATAGACTGTCCCATTCACAAACATTGTATGTGCAGTAAACCAACCCTAACTTATAAAGCTAAGCTAAACATTACTAAATAACccaaaaataattgaaatatcTGAATTAACCCTAAAATGCCTAGAATTCCTAAGATATTCTGATTTCCAAAACAAGCTAATAATTGAAATAATTGAATTAACCCTAAAATGCCTAGAATTCCTAAGATATTCttatcatggtcttaaattttcacgaaattgtcaaaattttcgtcaaaattttcgatttccgtcaccctcgaaatcgaaatggcagtcgatttccgtcttgcataatttccatcgaaatctcaacaaatcgtccgaaatttattgaaatcttgaaatttgtagaaattttattagaattcaaatgagagatttaagagtgaagtgaaatttatcttttaatttattttatttattttattgaaacaaaagattattacaagttattttgaaattatatgaaaaaaataaacttataataACATTTTATTTAGCCATTCATGTCTacattatcattatttgtataagaaataatatttaaattatttatgaatttcatttgtacaacaataacaaaaccaagccttagtcccactaagtggggtcggctatatgaatccttttctgccaatttatgcaatcatggaccatgaatttcatttgtattaactaaatatgtttaatgtgcattatcttacaaatatgtttgatacacatactattttacaacttttccacctcatacaaaataaagatgtatttaatttgtaatatattagtcctaaaacttatattattatgtttgttaatcatttctaaagtttcacaaagaattccatgctttactactaatttctattattttttcaaatcgaaatcgaaatccgtacttttggagcttcgaaatttgagtcgaaatcgaaatttaagaccatgattctgatttccaaaaaaaaaagctAATCTTTAATTTCTAAATCTTTTGAATGGAGTATGATGACCTAGAATTATCAGGAGGCGATCCCCTATCATCATGCTTTACTGTGAGGAACATGCCTTATCCTTTGATTCTCTCATCCTACTGTATGTATATGATTCATAGACATCCTTGGTTCAATTCTTGTTACTTTCAACAAATATTGACGTCCTAAAACACTAAATTCCTTCTAGTATTTAATGTACAGGAAGTGGAAGAATTTATGAAATACATTTAAAATTCAGAGCCACTAACCTAGGGAGTTCCATAAACACCCCAATAACTGAAGAGTTCTTTGCAGATTTTAATTGGAATCAAATTAACTCTTGGAGTGATGAATACGACTTAAGCTCGTACAATGCAGTCAATCTTtctatatgtttttttttccttgtccTTTTTGGTAAATCAAGTCATTAAAATCAAAAGAGAAGCTTAAACGTGTAATTGCAGGACATAGCTGAACACAATCTTAGACTATCAGGATCATATCCTGGGCACGGTGAACCTTCTATTGCATTATGAACATTTTGCTATGAGTGCATTGTAGCACTACAGACACAACATGCAGACTACCTCTTAATATAAAGTGGGTAGGCAGCCATTATTGAGCGTATTGGAAAAGCAGGAACAATCCTTTTGgcattttgtttataaatttataGTATATTTCAGTTTTATTCCTCAccttatttcttttttctttttttccctttctccttttccttttttctttctttctgcAAGAGTTCTTTCTTCTCACCTTGATTGTTGATAAGCAGGCAAAAAGGCTGAAATGGGTTGATGAAGGATTTGAAATGCTCGTCTTCACAGACAAGCAATGTCGATCCGATGGTAAAAAAACTGAGGATCTCCAGAAGGAATTAGTCTATGCTGATATTTTGGTTATAGTGGCTGTTACAAATCAAAATTCAGTCAAGTGGATTCAAACCAACAGCAAAAACATCCCAAACATAATTTGCTTCAACTCTTCCTCGGCTTTAACAAATAAACTAGGTGGATTTTTTGTCAATGAAAACCCAGGGAACATATTCAGCAGAGTGGCAAGAATTTCTCAAtcaaaggaaataaataaatcaaGGGAAGTGGTCCAGACAATATCTGAGGCATGGGATCGCCATAATTCGGATGACATAAGATTCTGTTTGCTAGTTATAATTAATGCTTGCATAAGGCCAGTCTCAATGCTAAAGAATCTGAGATCTAAGGGTTTTTCTACTTTGAACTGCATGGTGAGGAACTGTGGACCCCAAATATTGAACTGCATATTGGATCCTAATTGTAGGAAAGCTCTTCAATGCTTGAACCAGTGCAGTCCAGTAGATCAGGTGTGCAATTACCAATGTATTGCTTCTTATGAAAGTCCAAACCTAGAAGCATTTTCATTGTGTGTTTTACAGAAGAACAATTGTCTTGAATTGGATGCAACAATCCCCGAAAAACCTTATGTGCTTCCGATGGTTAAGTTTCGTGGGGAAGATTTGTGCCATGAAACTGCAGAAGATCTTTTCGTGGGTTGGTTGGGTAGTCGAGATTGGAGTTGGCGTGTTGTAGCCGGGCAAAACCCTGCTTATGATCAATTTCCTTGTCAGTACCAGCTATTCTACAGGGGGAAGgcaaaaggatcattttggtatgAACCAGTTTTTAAGGTCAGAACCCTGGACGGGGAATTGATGTGGAGGAGGAGAAAATATCGAGTTAAGAGGGCCAAAATTCCAGGGACATTTTACTTCAGTGTCTTGGATAATGGGGTTGTTTCAAATGAGTTCTGGACAATTGTTGATGTTTCTGATGACCTCAGCTGGGGCTTGTTTCATTATAACGGTGCTGCTCGAGTCGCAGGACAGTCCTATACTGGTGCTGTGCTTGTTAGCCCTGATGGCAAACAGCCAAATGAGAAGGAGAGGCCACGATTAGCTTCTGCCCTGGGTAAGTGTGGAATCAAAGAGTGGGAGCTATATACAGTTGATAATTGTTCGTGCCAAGATCCGCCACTGGGGATTCCAGAGGGATCGAGTTTGCATAGTAAGATTGAAGTTAAATGCTCAATTCTTGATTCTTAAGAAAAGGTCTTTGTAAGCATATGAGCAAATTCATGAGCATGTACACCAATGCGTACAATTCATGAATGTGCATATGTTTTGTAACAATTGAATTCAATGTTATGCATGTAGTGTATGCAtatatgctctctctctctctctctctctctctctctctctctctctctacacacacacacagatgacATTAGAATGCATGTTTTTGTAATTGTATGGGTCTTTGGACGTGAATTGGAACATACATACATAAACTAACCGCGAGTACTTACATGGTAATTTGTTGTAACTAGTATAATAATATTGTTTATGTGATTTCAAACGGGAGCTGCAATTTAGtgaacattttaaaaatatttaagatatGAATCTCAAAGATTTTGTGTATGGCTTGTCCTTCAGACGATTTAGAACAGGTAAAGTCATTCAActtttgtaattatatttttatttaagggAGCTAAACAGCAAACAACAACAATCTTCTTAGCACTACATAGCCAAGTTGaatcaattcttgaaaacttaaCTAGTCAATTAATATTTGGAGGTAATTTCTTCTTTTTGGAACCTAAAGATATTTACACGATCCATCTAATTTTACACTTGCAATCATCAGGTGagaaaaatagaaagaagaaaagatgatTGTTACCAGGGGCAGAAGATTGCGTGCATTTGTTTGTTGTGAAATGCCCATACTTTCAATAATTGTTTTCTTGAAAAAAGAAAGTCGCTCAAAGCTGATTAAAATGTGAATCATGCACCAGCCGGGAATCGAACCCGGGTCTGTACCGTGGCAGGGTACTattctaccactagaccactggTGCTTGCGTGAGTAAGACTTTGGCCCCATATGTTATATTTCCAGTAATTACTGTACCCTCATTTATTTTTATCATCTCGTCTTTTttcttcaacatttttgtttGGTATAAGTGTGTAAATTAAATTTAACTCTAGGGTTTCTTAGACTCGACTCCattgtaatttat
This window contains:
- the LOC131160461 gene encoding violaxanthin de-epoxidase, chloroplastic; its protein translation is MTLEAPPLRTAYLQNCRFLPAFATAFSQLHRCRKAPRLALPSFSRRNTASRAAPAISSALETKKDSFVADPSASPVRIIALVGEASVSPLKCAPWEEVLLHTAKRLKWVDEGFEMLVFTDKQCRSDGKKTEDLQKELVYADILVIVAVTNQNSVKWIQTNSKNIPNIICFNSSSALTNKLGGFFVNENPGNIFSRVARISQSKEINKSREVVQTISEAWDRHNSDDIRFCLLVIINACIRPVSMLKNLRSKGFSTLNCMVRNCGPQILNCILDPNCRKALQCLNQCSPVDQVCNYQCIASYESPNLEAFSLCVLQKNNCLELDATIPEKPYVLPMVKFRGEDLCHETAEDLFVGWLGSRDWSWRVVAGQNPAYDQFPCQYQLFYRGKAKGSFWYEPVFKVRTLDGELMWRRRKYRVKRAKIPGTFYFSVLDNGVVSNEFWTIVDVSDDLSWGLFHYNGAARVAGQSYTGAVLVSPDGKQPNEKERPRLASALGKCGIKEWELYTVDNCSCQDPPLGIPEGSSLHSKIEVKCSILDS